The Salvia splendens isolate huo1 chromosome 20, SspV2, whole genome shotgun sequence nucleotide sequence gacggacttcgtcatggatgacttgacttcgttctgccgcaaagagtctttgcttctgttttatcggccggaccgaaggatcaatatttaaccgatgagtgattacctcggggggcactccggtcatgtccaacggagaccatgcaaagacgtctttatactccttgaggagctggatggttttttcccgaagtagaggcgttcccgcgaagccgatcttaaccgttctggatggatcgtcttcatacagctgaactgtcatcgagttcggctccgatatgacttcggtcatcgcctctgactccggctgctgtgattgctatgcttgatggtgccgatctgactgctcggcacttctaagcgcaatttgtagacattcctttgctctcttttggtcacctcggatgaccgctatccctcctttagtagggatcttgatggtgaggtgataagtagagcaaacggcccgaactgtgttgagccagtctctccccaggatgatgttgtacggggaccgagctttcaccacaaagaactcgatcatcgtattggagcttgtaggcgcttttcccaccgtgatcggaaggctgataataccttcagggcgggtgtcctcctgggcgaaacttttcagaggaagtggagccggactgagccgagctggatccacttccattttatcgaaacattctttaaaaagaatgctgactgacgctcctgtatccacaaatactctgtggatcagtttgtttgccactccggcgtgaatgacaatagcgtcttggtgaggagagatggctgggacgggatcggcatctgaaaatgtaatcacttcgtctttcttcagccttttatgtgttggctcctcttgattggaacctctgcgttctgcttttagggacgacttagtcttcccggcagggagagcatcaatagtctggattactccttcatattgcggctcgtcatcgtcttcggaaTCCTCATgctttttcggatcctgaggattgcagttcgcacctctctgtcctttgttctttttcggctgcttgctttggtatttttttaacgttcctgttttcacaagaacatcaatacctgcagccaaatctcggcactcctcggtatcgtgtccgtgggcttgatggaaggagcaatattgatcctgaggtcgccgcgcggccgatttcgtcatccgccttggtttttcgaacatatcggaatgtagttcgaaaatttccgctcttgacttgtttaagggtacgaactgagcgggcggcttctcaggattgagacgtggtcccaatctgccttgtaccggtgccctttgaattctttcaaaaggagttcggcgaggaagcctctgatcgctatgatcgggcttcttttcgtctcctcgggatgagctgtctaaagaccgttttcgacggtctgcctcatccgcacgggaaaactggtccgcaatgtcccacatttcctgagctgtctgcggaccgcactcaacgagcttcctgtagagagctccaggcaggattccattttggaatgccgagatgacaagcagatcgttgagatcgtctacttgcaggcattccttgtggaatcttgtcataaagtcgctgattttttcgtcgcgaccttgacgaatagaaagcagctgagccgaagtgatccgggcttccgctttctgaaagaacctcctgtggaaagcatccattagatctcggtaggatctaatgctgccttgaggaaggctatcgaaccaccttctggcgttcccgatgagcagctcgggaaacagcttgcacatgtggacctcgttgagaccctggttcgccatgttatattgatagcgtcccaagaaatcatgaggatccacgagtccgtcataggttatcgacggagttcggtagttccgcggcaaaggagttcgggtaatatcgtccgagaacggagtctttaatgctccgtacatggcgaacccgatatctcttcggtacggaggagatggagttctcctgtggttccggtaccgaggaggaacaggaacatgtcgggattgaggattctttctcctggaagacacgtcactactgcggtagtgactttcatgtctggatgaggagggagaatccgccgttgtcttctccggctgttggctcttctgcaggaaggttaagaactcctcctgcttctcggccaagaacagcttgacagcttcatttaaatcgggctgctgggaagattcGGTGCGacgactcctggagtggcttgttccttcttcgtgagaaccggaggtagatgtctcccgaggccgtttttcagacctgcgagctggactagcttcctcatggttatcacgaacggtattacaggtagtatgtgatctggtatgcatttttttttttttttttttttttttttggggtggaaaaagggtcaaaaattcgctttatcacaaatttggttctctgtttcccacagacggcgccagtgatgaatccgcgaaaatttgatgttagtgaatgcaggaaaaacgcagatcacgacacagagaatttacgtggttcgatttactgaggtaaatctacgtccacggggaagaaaagagggcagagttgtattgcttgatctgttttctacagcttacaatacagacttgctattttgtattctatctctagagatcgagagaatgtaaaaaacatctatctgatctaggttctactTATAccaaggaccaagatcgtggcatgcagctatttactaggtagtggatgtcgtggagatcgtggcgatcttgcatgggtccactatcctgcatgagttaatgactgcttgacaccactaaatagatcgtgggtgtagtggaggtggaaatcctgcatgagtccactatctcctagttcggtcgaatactgagaccgaactgctgaattattgccgagcagcttttgccgatctgagagtagagcttgatgccgaccagagagcagagtttgattggttggcttttactgagctgtaggctggggccgaactctgtggttgtgccgaactgaactcttgagtcatgccgaactgatactctttagccatgccgaactgatactctttcttgggctttactgctgttgggcttgtttagtatttgtttagtacgtactccatcaattaTTAAACACTAAATTGGGATTTATGGGGAGCAATACTAAATTTAAAggcacaaaaacaaaaatattcacAAGATAAAGAATATTGTTCCTAACATCATTCATATGGATTGTGATTGTATGTATTCTAATTCAACGTCATAAACTCTTGGAGACGATGTATCATTTGCGCTCTAAAAGTATtgaaaatacttaaaaaaattatagaatTAAAGTTAATTGAAAACATGGCAAAAAGTCCTTACTCTATAGACAACTATAAAATTAAAGTTAATTGAACACATAGCAAAAAAATCCTTACTCTATAGACAACTATTTATGCGGAATTGCTAATAAATAGTAAATCACTTTCTCAAAGTCACCAAAGGCTTATGGTTTGTTGAACACATGACGCATAACATCTTCTTATCAAACTAAACTCTTATGAATAAGTAGTTAGTTGAACACATGACGCATAAGTACTAAATACTAAATGAACACTTGAATACACTCTTACACCTATGTCCACTCTGACGGATGTTAGATTAAATTTAACGACAAACGTTTTATGTCGGAGTTACCGTGTGAAAAAATTACCAACGGATTCATTCACTGAATATTACCAACGGAAAAATAGGATTTGATGATAGAAATTTCAATGGGTAAAATTGTTGTCTTTTGTAGTGTAATATCTGTATATTAAATagttattttttgttgtgtaaCAATCAAGGCGGCGTAGTGGTGTACTCTAGTTCTATTATCCCTCTGCCACTGCTATAGTGTATTTAACAATCATTTGTTGTTGATGTTGTTTTCACGTATCAATATACATTTTTTCGCAAACTCAATCACTGTTGTTCTCCACCCATGTAAGTTTATTTCACAAGCTACATACATTATATATGTCGTGAAATTCAAAGTATTCGGTCATCAACAAAGAGTTAGTAAAAAActtcaataataaaatatttcaatcaAATCATATGTTAGGTATGAATAATTCAGTACTCTACTCATGGTCCAATTAGTCAATTGTATGATAATTGTGAGTCCAAATTCAAGTTTGCAATAAAAGGTAGATTTACTTGAAACATTTTCTATATTATCACTCAAATTATGTGAAATTGTCCAAATTGAACTTAACATCCAGGGCAGTGACGGAACCAAAAAATCAAATAAGCCGGGgctgaaatttaaaaataaaataaataatagtattatttaattttacatgcaTTGGTTGTACAACTTTTACGACAAACTACTATTTTCGACAAGTTACCATACATTGAAATGCCGAAGAATAGTTTCATTTCCAATTCTTTTATGAAAATTTCTCTCTCAGTGTATATAACTAAGATATCATTTATCCATTCGTCTTCCATTCTATCTCAGATCTATCTTTCTTAATAagaatactagtactattatttgaAGCACTTGCAATTTAATCATACCTTAGTTTTTtagaaaaatacaaatacataaCTATAACCAACAACAACAAGATTtcttagataatatatatacatgtacaacTAAATTTACTAACTACAACTTGCACAAtacaaataattttatactaattcTAGTTTACCAAACTACCAAGTGGGCCAAATCCAAGTACCAAACAAATTAAGACGAATTGAGGAAGATAAAATTAAGAAACATGAGATAGAGATGAACTACTGccaaaaataagattattttatatgataaaattaattttataattttataaaatagtgaACATTTACATACCCTACTGTCCATCAAAATAATTGCCTTAATCGGGGACAGAGGACAGCTTTAAAGATCCGGCGGCAGGCCGTGCTCTCCTGACCAGGCGTGAACTTGTGAGGAGCAATTTAGTAAGTTACTAATAGTAACACCAGCTGTGATTAATGATTTGAGAATTTGGCTAATTATATCAAAAGGCCAAAATTAAAAAGCAGcccaataataaaattaatagccCAAAACTAATAACCCTATTCTTCGTCAAATTTCCCAGAGAACAGTGGTGCGGCGGCATGGCTGGAGTTGGAGACTTGCAGTGCTGGCTTGGTCTGGGGCGGAGACTGGTCGGAGTTGGGCTGTATAAGGGGGGATCGGGGTCTGGtgccggccaagcccccgctggcgCGGGGGCTTTGTCTCTACGTGGTTCCATCGCTGATCCAGGGCAACCCTTCTAGAGAGCCCCACGGCCGGGCGGGTGGCCAGAGTCCATCCCGCCCATGTTCTATATGCTATGGTACGCCATCGCCGATACCGGCACCACCGTTGTTTCTTTTATTCAGGCGTGGGCCATGTGATCAACCGGATCGGCCCGGATGTCTTTTTTTGTCCAATAATTCGATGCATAGCAAAAGTAATATACTATCAAATCACAATTTCACATAGTGGTTACCAAGGAATTGACGATACTCGAGCTCGACGTTTAGTCAATAGATTTTCCATATCTTTCCACccaatataaaaatcaatagcACAGAACTTCGTGTAATATGATACTTTATTTAATAGGAACTCGTTACCTTTAGGGTATTTACATTTAGAGAGACACTCCTTCCATTTCATAGTATTGAAATCATTTACAATTTTAGTACGTTCTATAATAATatagtcatttctctttttaataaaaataacacattTGTTCTCAGTTAATTTATCATCTCTTGTCTTTCtatctttttaatttaatttcttaatttatctttcctttactttattataatcatttctcttttttagtaaaaataacACATTCGTTCTCAGTTAATTTATCATCTCTTCGTCTTTCtatctttttaatttaatttcttaatttatctTTCCTTTACTTTAACTCAACACATTTTTACTTAAAtcatgtgccgaaaagaaacgtctccatAGTAAAATGTTTGGAACTCCAGCTTCATTTTGAAACACTACAATTTCGAAAATGTTTCAAGCTCTGAAATCAAATACTCCTACTAAGTTCattctattttcttcatttcttaaTTAATACACCAGTGAGAGTAATTACTGCCTCCAATAAACACACATGCATTTCACAACAAACATCCAAATTGAAGTCcctacttttttattttacccAACACTAAAAAATTCAGCCCATCAAATCGTTCAGAAACTCACTGAAAACATTAGCATATGACTCCATCTCATCTTTAGGCTTCGACAAACCGATCTCCACACCTCCCTCGAAAAACCTAGATTTGCAGAGCGAAATCGAGTTTCCACCGTCAATAAACAGCGGCTCAAACTTCTCCGGCTTCCCCCACCCGAAATCCACCGCGTAAAAATCGAACCGCGGCGACCCCGCCACCCCAAACTGCCTCTTCCCGATCAATCCCGCATACTCCGCCGGCCAATCCTCCGCCCCCTCCAAAACCCCCTTCTCCCCGCCGGCGCTCTCCTTCACCGCCGCCCCGATCGCCCTCGCCGCCGCCACGAACCCCTCCGCCCCCCTTACCTCGCCGTGCCTCAGCTCCGCCATCGCCAGCACCACGCAGTTGCCGAAGTAATTCGCCGGCAGCGGCGGCCTCAGCCGCCCCCGGCAGTCCACCGTGAACCCGAAAAACTCCACCTCGTCCCCCGCCACGTCGCCGCCGCTCGCCCTGGCCGCGCACGTCCAGAAGAGCGCGCACACCACGGTGAACGACGACAAGTGGGCGGCCGCGCCCCGGGCCAGCGCGAACTCCTTAAGTGCTTCGATCTCATCCGCCCTCACCTCGAACGTGGCCCGGACCTTGTTGGTCGGGAGCGCCACCGGCGGAGGCGGCTCCACCGGGCAACACTCCTTAATTATTAAATCCCAGTACAGCGAATCCAGTCCGTTGAGATCTGTCGCTAATTCTCTAGCGAAAGATGGCAACAGATTGGATTCGGCCAAATCGGTCCCGACGCGGTTTTCCGTGTCCGGACCGATCCGGTTTACCAGGCCCCAGGCCTGGATAAAAGAAACGACGGTGCTGGCGTCGGCGATCGCGTGATGAGTCACGATCCCAATCGCCAGCCCCTTCCCCGGAAACAAGGTCACCTGGATGGCCAAAACCGGGCAGGAAACCTCGGTCTCGGACGCCACTGCCCGGGGCAGAAGAGGCACGAGGGCGTAAAATTCGTCGCAATTCCGTTGCTGATTTCCGGTCAGGTAGCGGAAATCAGCGTCGGATTCAGCAACCGTTAGATCAACGGAGTCTGCTGACCGGTAACGTAGAACGGGCTTTTCGGCCGGATTTAGAGGGTGGATGATGTTTCCAGCGAGGGGGAGGAAATAGgtgagagtgagggagagagaTTGCTTTAGTTGAGGAACAATGGTGTCTAAGAAATGGGGTTTTGAACATGGGAAATCGAAGAAGAGAACGCTTTGATTCGCCGCGAAACCGTACCATAGCATGTCGAAGAACACGAGCGGGACGGACTCTGGCGACCCGCCCGGCCGCGGGGATATCTTGGAGCTCTCGAGAAGGGTTGCCATGGTGGGATTGACGTGGATGTTGTTGAACATCATT carries:
- the LOC121780703 gene encoding anthocyanin 5-aromatic acyltransferase-like is translated as MMFNNIHVNPTMATLLESSKISPRPGGSPESVPLVFFDMLWYGFAANQSVLFFDFPCSKPHFLDTIVPQLKQSLSLTLTYFLPLAGNIIHPLNPAEKPVLRYRSADSVDLTVAESDADFRYLTGNQQRNCDEFYALVPLLPRAVASETEVSCPVLAIQVTLFPGKGLAIGIVTHHAIADASTVVSFIQAWGLVNRIGPDTENRVGTDLAESNLLPSFARELATDLNGLDSLYWDLIIKECCPVEPPPPVALPTNKVRATFEVRADEIEALKEFALARGAAAHLSSFTVVCALFWTCAARASGGDVAGDEVEFFGFTVDCRGRLRPPLPANYFGNCVVLAMAELRHGEVRGAEGFVAAARAIGAAVKESAGGEKGVLEGAEDWPAEYAGLIGKRQFGVAGSPRFDFYAVDFGWGKPEKFEPLFIDGGNSISLCKSRFFEGGVEIGLSKPKDEMESYANVFSEFLNDLMG